A section of the Prochlorococcus sp. MIT 1341 genome encodes:
- a CDS encoding DUF177 domain-containing protein has translation MIEGLGPISIKELQILSSPKVWAFNCFFDGIKSITPIDGEVEALYKGDSISIKCKINTQLLLTCDRCLNEFKKAIEIKEQEIILVSDQLDEVLNNNLAKNIFDNAEDLLEVVNPKDNFDPERWAFEQLSLQMPLINNCGDNCPGPCLSSQTNTTQSELRTQTNHDNDSLDPRWNALKRIQSK, from the coding sequence ATGATTGAAGGATTGGGGCCTATTAGCATCAAAGAATTGCAAATTCTTTCCTCCCCAAAAGTCTGGGCATTCAATTGTTTTTTTGACGGAATTAAATCAATAACCCCAATTGATGGCGAAGTAGAGGCTTTATATAAAGGCGACTCTATAAGTATTAAATGCAAAATCAATACTCAATTATTACTAACCTGTGACCGCTGTTTAAACGAATTCAAAAAGGCTATAGAAATAAAAGAACAAGAGATAATCCTAGTAAGTGATCAATTAGATGAAGTTTTGAATAACAATCTCGCAAAAAATATTTTTGATAATGCTGAAGATTTGCTAGAGGTTGTCAACCCTAAAGATAACTTTGACCCTGAAAGATGGGCATTTGAACAGTTGAGTCTGCAAATGCCACTTATAAATAATTGTGGAGATAACTGTCCTGGTCCTTGTCTATCTAGCCAGACAAATACAACACAGTCAGAGCTACGCACTCAGACAAATCACGACAATGACTCCCTTGATCCACGATGGAATGCGCTTAAGAGAATTCAGTCAAAATGA
- a CDS encoding glycosyltransferase family 4 protein, protein MKRESALNLVLVSTPVGCLGSGRGGGVELTIASLTKGLLELGHQITLVAPKGSVLPSGCSGVDLREVEGVDQPSWQRRKFEGPALIPPRGVLPGLWADALDLGGKADAVINFGYDWLPIWLTKRVVPRLFHLISMGGVSEIMQDLIGEVAISAPSRFAFHTHRQAADFSLIQEPIVVGNGFDLGSYEFQSSPKGPLGWVGRVSPEKGLEDAAAVAAALDDRLLVWGVIDDPAYAKRVEESVPTGTIEWMGFFPTSVLQLQLGACRALINTPKWNEAYGNVIVEAMACGVPVVAYDRGGPGELIVSGLTGWLVPPNDLDELISATTRVDQIDRKKCRKWAEEHASLDIFASLVEQWIRSGITAEAIGKGPEEFFS, encoded by the coding sequence ATGAAGAGGGAGTCAGCATTGAACCTCGTTTTGGTAAGCACTCCTGTGGGTTGTCTTGGTAGTGGGAGAGGCGGTGGGGTCGAACTTACAATTGCTTCTCTTACGAAAGGGCTTTTAGAGCTAGGGCATCAAATCACTTTGGTTGCCCCAAAGGGCTCAGTCCTGCCTTCAGGCTGCTCAGGGGTTGATTTAAGAGAAGTTGAGGGGGTTGATCAACCTAGTTGGCAACGACGCAAATTTGAGGGACCAGCCTTGATACCTCCTAGAGGAGTTCTCCCGGGACTTTGGGCTGATGCACTTGATTTAGGGGGTAAAGCAGATGCAGTAATTAATTTTGGGTATGACTGGCTACCGATCTGGCTGACAAAGAGAGTCGTCCCTCGCTTGTTTCATTTGATAAGTATGGGTGGTGTTTCAGAAATCATGCAAGATTTAATCGGTGAAGTTGCTATATCAGCACCTTCTCGATTTGCTTTTCACACTCATCGGCAAGCGGCTGATTTTTCATTGATTCAAGAGCCTATTGTTGTTGGAAATGGGTTTGATTTGGGAAGTTATGAATTTCAATCGAGTCCTAAAGGTCCATTGGGTTGGGTTGGACGAGTTTCCCCAGAGAAGGGACTTGAAGATGCAGCAGCAGTAGCAGCAGCTTTAGATGATCGATTATTGGTATGGGGAGTTATCGATGATCCTGCGTATGCAAAGCGTGTTGAGGAATCTGTCCCAACTGGAACAATAGAGTGGATGGGGTTTTTCCCGACCTCAGTTTTACAGCTTCAACTAGGTGCTTGTAGAGCTTTAATTAATACTCCTAAGTGGAATGAGGCATATGGCAATGTGATTGTTGAGGCAATGGCGTGTGGTGTCCCTGTTGTTGCTTATGACAGAGGAGGCCCAGGAGAGTTGATTGTTTCAGGCCTTACAGGTTGGCTGGTTCCGCCTAATGATTTAGATGAATTGATTTCGGCAACAACGCGAGTGGATCAAATTGATCGAAAAAAGTGTAGAAAGTGGGCTGAAGAGCATGCCTCGCTGGATATTTTTGCAAGTCTTGTTGAGCAGTGGATTCGATCAGGCATTACTGCTGAGGCGATAGGTAAGGGCCCTGAAGAATTCTTCTCTTAA
- the serS gene encoding serine--tRNA ligase, translated as MLDQRLVRENPNLIAQQLARRGMKVDLSEIQLIAKQQRDLEEQRSKLQAEGNLIGKKVGELIQGGISPKSNEVLELRTQGNHIKQKVTILESAEKKSAAKLQEGLLNLPNIPDQKCPDGKDEKDNKKIREWGKPRIEEGLKKHWEIGEGLELFETERAARVAQSRFVILMNQGAKLERALINFMLDLHSSKGYKEILPPVLVNTASLTGSGQLPKFAEESFRCAEDDLWLTPTAEVPVTSIHRGEILPSEKLPIKYVAYSPCFRREAGSYGKDTRGLIRLHQFNKVELYWFVAPEQSESSHEQITSDAEEVLKKLELPYRVIDLCTGDLGFSAARTFDLEVWLPGAKAFREISSCSNCKDFQARRSSIRTKANKTKKLIHTLNASGLAIGRTMAALLETGQQADGSVKLPKSLVPYFGADHLKPAPTNQ; from the coding sequence GTGCTTGACCAGCGTCTCGTACGTGAAAACCCCAATCTTATTGCCCAACAGCTTGCGCGACGTGGCATGAAAGTTGACCTTTCTGAAATTCAACTAATCGCGAAACAGCAAAGGGATCTCGAAGAACAGCGAAGCAAGTTGCAAGCAGAAGGGAACCTGATTGGAAAGAAAGTAGGAGAACTTATCCAAGGCGGCATTAGCCCAAAGTCAAATGAAGTATTAGAGCTGCGAACACAAGGGAATCATATAAAGCAAAAAGTTACCATCCTCGAATCTGCAGAAAAAAAATCTGCAGCAAAGTTACAAGAAGGCTTGCTTAATCTTCCTAACATTCCCGATCAAAAGTGCCCTGATGGCAAGGATGAAAAAGACAATAAGAAAATCCGTGAATGGGGCAAGCCAAGAATAGAAGAAGGTTTAAAAAAACATTGGGAGATAGGTGAGGGGCTTGAACTTTTTGAAACGGAAAGAGCTGCACGAGTCGCACAAAGTCGCTTTGTCATTCTTATGAATCAAGGAGCGAAGCTTGAACGGGCACTAATTAATTTTATGCTGGATTTACATTCTTCAAAAGGATATAAAGAGATACTTCCTCCTGTTTTAGTAAACACTGCAAGTCTTACAGGTTCCGGCCAACTTCCAAAATTTGCAGAAGAAAGTTTTAGATGTGCAGAAGATGACCTTTGGCTTACTCCAACTGCAGAGGTTCCTGTAACTTCAATACACCGAGGTGAAATTCTTCCTTCAGAAAAACTTCCCATTAAGTATGTTGCATATAGTCCCTGCTTTAGGAGAGAAGCAGGAAGTTATGGCAAGGACACCAGAGGTTTAATTAGACTGCATCAATTCAACAAAGTAGAGCTTTATTGGTTTGTTGCACCTGAACAATCAGAATCGTCTCACGAACAAATAACATCGGATGCCGAAGAAGTCTTGAAAAAACTTGAACTGCCTTATCGAGTTATAGATTTATGCACAGGTGATCTTGGGTTTTCTGCTGCACGTACTTTTGATCTAGAAGTCTGGCTACCAGGCGCAAAAGCTTTTAGAGAAATCTCAAGCTGCAGTAATTGCAAAGACTTTCAAGCAAGACGATCGTCTATTAGAACAAAAGCAAACAAAACAAAAAAACTCATTCATACCCTTAACGCCAGTGGGCTTGCCATTGGGCGCACTATGGCTGCACTCCTTGAGACAGGTCAGCAAGCTGATGGGAGTGTCAAACTTCCTAAATCACTAGTGCCCTACTTTGGAGCAGATCATCTGAAACCAGCACCAACAAATCAATAA
- a CDS encoding AAA family ATPase, producing the protein MKSWDDHLDLLIRARTPLLWIRSTEEERVEVLLEKAAKRLQPRRLATWDFIEGLKGIPNSDGLGSKQPMVVLEWLQKLQSTSPTILLVKDFHKFCEDAGIARMLRNLSRHLRQQPHTVVLSSGQWNPPNELDDSLTILDLPLPQEIEIRELLSKIALASGEGLESEVLEELTHACSGLSEARVRQVAARALAQRGQLGREDLAEVLEEKRQSVARSEVLEYFATTATPSDIGGLDALKGWLDQRHQAFSDEARHFGLPLPRGVLLVGPQGTGKSLTAKAIAHSWSMPLLRLDVGRLFAGLVGASEARTRETILRAEAMAPCVLWIDEIDKGFGGDARSDGGTSQRVLANVLTWMAEKTSAVFVVATANGVERLPGELLRKGRFDEIFMLDLPVSEERHSILKLHIRQRRPNLSFPINSVVDRTEGFSGAELEQTVIEAMHLAFAERRELQETDLILAATQLIPLSKTASEQVNALKEWAASGRARPASLKLSQSMKPT; encoded by the coding sequence ATGAAAAGCTGGGATGACCATCTAGATCTCCTTATAAGAGCAAGGACTCCTTTGCTTTGGATAAGAAGCACAGAAGAAGAACGAGTTGAAGTCTTATTAGAAAAAGCTGCCAAGAGACTTCAACCGAGACGTCTTGCTACTTGGGACTTTATTGAAGGACTAAAAGGAATTCCAAACTCAGATGGCCTTGGTTCTAAGCAACCTATGGTCGTCTTGGAATGGCTCCAAAAACTTCAATCAACTAGTCCAACAATTCTTCTAGTAAAAGATTTTCACAAATTCTGCGAAGACGCTGGTATTGCAAGAATGCTCAGGAATCTATCAAGACACCTACGTCAACAACCCCATACAGTTGTCCTTTCTTCTGGGCAGTGGAACCCACCTAATGAGTTAGATGATTCACTGACAATTCTAGACCTCCCGCTTCCACAAGAAATAGAGATCAGGGAACTCCTCAGCAAGATCGCATTGGCAAGTGGGGAAGGCTTAGAAAGTGAAGTTTTGGAGGAGCTAACCCATGCATGTAGTGGGCTAAGTGAAGCAAGGGTTCGGCAAGTCGCAGCAAGAGCACTTGCTCAACGAGGCCAATTAGGAAGAGAAGACCTTGCCGAAGTCTTGGAAGAAAAGCGGCAATCCGTTGCCCGTAGTGAGGTTCTGGAGTACTTCGCAACAACCGCAACTCCTTCAGATATTGGCGGTCTTGACGCCTTAAAAGGCTGGTTAGATCAGCGTCATCAAGCTTTTTCAGACGAAGCTCGTCACTTCGGACTTCCTTTACCAAGAGGTGTTTTATTGGTAGGGCCTCAAGGAACTGGCAAATCACTTACTGCTAAAGCAATAGCCCACAGCTGGTCAATGCCATTACTTAGATTGGACGTTGGCAGACTTTTCGCGGGTCTAGTCGGTGCCAGTGAAGCCAGGACACGTGAGACCATCTTGAGAGCTGAGGCAATGGCTCCGTGTGTCTTGTGGATTGATGAAATAGACAAAGGCTTTGGTGGCGATGCACGAAGCGATGGCGGGACCAGTCAAAGAGTACTGGCAAACGTTTTGACCTGGATGGCAGAAAAAACTTCGGCAGTATTTGTTGTCGCAACAGCAAATGGAGTTGAACGACTTCCAGGAGAGCTTTTAAGAAAAGGTCGTTTCGATGAAATTTTTATGCTTGATCTTCCAGTAAGTGAAGAGCGTCACAGCATCCTTAAGTTGCATATCCGTCAACGTAGGCCAAACCTTTCTTTCCCTATTAATTCTGTTGTTGATAGAACAGAAGGTTTTTCTGGCGCCGAACTCGAACAAACAGTCATTGAAGCGATGCACTTGGCTTTTGCAGAACGAAGGGAGTTGCAAGAGACAGACCTTATCCTCGCAGCAACTCAGCTGATCCCACTTTCAAAAACTGCAAGCGAACAAGTCAATGCCCTCAAAGAATGGGCAGCCAGTGGAAGAGCTCGTCCGGCCTCATTGAAATTAAGTCAATCTATGAAGCCAACTTGA
- the sppA gene encoding signal peptide peptidase SppA, which translates to MFWPLRRKSRRKMARISIEGPITSSTRKWFLKAIKQVEEREFPALLLRIDSPGGTVGDSQEIHSALVRLREKGCHVVASFGNISASGGVYVGVAAEKIVSNAGTITGSIGVILRGNNLSKLLEKIGIRFETVKSGAYKDILSPDRPLSDEERNLLQELIDSSYEQFVTAVSEGRGLSASEVKKFADGRVFSGAQAKDLGLIDALGDEEDARKLAAKLADLDEEKARTVNIGSPKKRLSGLIPGNHFFSKLFNLLSMELTSGTEVLWLFNP; encoded by the coding sequence ATGTTCTGGCCATTGCGCCGCAAATCTCGCAGAAAGATGGCGCGTATCAGCATTGAAGGACCAATTACCAGTTCTACCCGCAAATGGTTTCTGAAAGCTATTAAGCAAGTAGAGGAAAGGGAATTCCCTGCATTGTTGCTTCGAATCGACAGCCCTGGAGGGACGGTCGGGGATAGTCAAGAGATCCATTCCGCTCTGGTCAGATTGAGAGAAAAGGGCTGTCATGTTGTTGCAAGTTTTGGCAACATTTCTGCATCAGGAGGAGTTTATGTCGGTGTAGCAGCAGAAAAAATCGTTTCAAACGCAGGAACGATAACTGGTTCCATTGGGGTGATTCTGCGTGGGAACAACCTCTCTAAATTGCTCGAGAAGATTGGAATTCGCTTTGAGACTGTCAAAAGCGGAGCCTACAAAGACATCCTTTCTCCTGATCGCCCACTATCAGATGAAGAAAGAAATTTACTTCAAGAGCTAATTGACAGCAGTTATGAACAATTTGTAACTGCTGTTTCAGAAGGCCGAGGGCTTAGTGCATCAGAAGTTAAAAAATTTGCTGATGGGAGAGTCTTCAGTGGTGCTCAAGCAAAAGATCTGGGCTTGATAGATGCTCTTGGGGATGAAGAGGATGCCAGAAAACTGGCCGCCAAACTCGCTGATCTTGATGAAGAAAAAGCTCGCACTGTGAACATAGGAAGTCCAAAGAAAAGACTTTCTGGCCTAATCCCAGGGAACCATTTCTTTTCAAAACTCTTTAATTTGCTTTCTATGGAATTAACTAGTGGCACAGAAGTCCTTTGGCTCTTCAATCCATGA
- a CDS encoding PH domain-containing protein, translating into MTPSTEETFYEGGPARGDLILNLLAGLTLIGLPFTVGALVRALWLRFRITNKRVSVTGGWLGRDKTQVVYSQVKELRSVPRGFGSWGDMVLVLEDGSRLEIRSVPNFRNTEKYILQQISTKKSQNTLQEVKGFAG; encoded by the coding sequence ATGACACCTAGTACCGAAGAGACTTTCTATGAGGGTGGGCCTGCAAGAGGAGATCTTATCCTTAATCTTTTGGCGGGATTAACCCTGATTGGCCTCCCATTCACAGTTGGAGCCTTAGTAAGAGCCTTATGGCTTCGCTTCAGAATTACAAATAAGAGGGTTTCTGTTACAGGAGGATGGCTTGGTAGAGACAAAACACAAGTTGTTTATAGCCAAGTCAAGGAATTACGTTCTGTACCTAGGGGATTTGGCTCATGGGGTGACATGGTTCTTGTTTTAGAAGATGGGTCCCGCCTAGAAATTCGTTCGGTACCTAACTTTAGGAATACAGAGAAGTACATCCTTCAACAAATAAGTACCAAAAAGAGTCAAAATACCCTTCAAGAGGTAAAAGGCTTTGCGGGCTAA
- the rpmH gene encoding 50S ribosomal protein L34 yields MTKRTLGGTSRKRKRVSGFRVRMRTHTGRRVIRSRRKRGRSRLAV; encoded by the coding sequence ATGACTAAAAGGACCTTAGGTGGAACCAGCAGAAAGCGGAAGCGTGTTTCTGGGTTCAGGGTGCGTATGCGAACCCATACTGGCAGGAGAGTCATTCGAAGTCGCCGAAAAAGGGGGAGAAGCCGATTAGCCGTATAG
- the yidC gene encoding membrane protein insertase YidC produces MIGFISDNLLIPILDFFYGLFHSYGLAIVALTIVIRLALFPLSAGSIRSARRMKIAQPVMQKRQAEIKSKYANNPQKQQEELGNLMKEFGSPLAGCLPLLVQMPILFALFATLRGSPFADVPYAVNFKVLPSEQIAAVEPKPFTSPRHSIFITESDHFPVVASLPGGTKLGTGESAQINLQTLDGDNFKNLLSKYEGGKSYTPSWKVTKGEGLVKVSSDGTVTGISPGDATVEGKIPGLAAKSGFLFIKALGQVGFYVDGSINWDIATLVGAFGLTLVISQVLSGRGMPANPQQSTANKITPVMITGMFLFFPLPAGVLLYMVIANIFQAVQTFLLSQEALPDNLQTILDQQLSKKQDSTSISPALVEGSERLPFEPKSGK; encoded by the coding sequence GTGATCGGGTTCATTTCAGACAACTTGCTAATCCCGATACTGGATTTCTTCTATGGATTGTTCCATAGCTATGGCCTGGCAATTGTCGCTCTCACCATTGTCATCCGCCTAGCACTCTTTCCTTTAAGCGCTGGATCTATCCGAAGTGCCCGTCGGATGAAAATTGCCCAACCGGTAATGCAGAAGCGGCAAGCAGAAATCAAGTCCAAATATGCAAATAACCCTCAAAAACAACAAGAGGAGTTAGGAAACCTCATGAAAGAATTTGGCAGCCCTTTAGCAGGATGCCTTCCTCTACTAGTACAAATGCCAATATTATTTGCTCTATTTGCAACGCTTAGAGGTTCACCCTTCGCCGATGTTCCTTACGCAGTTAACTTCAAAGTCCTTCCTTCTGAGCAAATAGCAGCAGTTGAACCAAAGCCCTTCACCAGTCCAAGACATTCCATCTTTATTACGGAAAGCGATCACTTCCCAGTCGTAGCGAGTCTTCCAGGAGGAACCAAGCTAGGAACCGGTGAAAGTGCTCAAATTAATCTACAAACACTTGATGGAGACAATTTTAAAAACCTACTTTCCAAATATGAAGGAGGCAAGAGTTACACCCCTTCTTGGAAAGTTACTAAAGGCGAAGGCCTAGTAAAAGTCTCTTCAGATGGAACAGTAACTGGAATATCCCCTGGGGATGCAACGGTTGAAGGAAAGATTCCAGGTTTAGCAGCAAAAAGTGGCTTCCTATTTATCAAGGCTCTTGGACAAGTCGGTTTTTATGTGGATGGTTCCATTAATTGGGATATTGCAACTCTTGTTGGAGCGTTCGGCCTAACTCTAGTAATTTCCCAAGTGCTTTCTGGCCGAGGTATGCCAGCCAATCCACAACAATCAACAGCCAACAAAATAACTCCGGTAATGATTACAGGGATGTTCCTTTTCTTCCCATTACCCGCGGGAGTACTTCTATACATGGTTATTGCAAACATCTTCCAGGCTGTTCAGACCTTCCTACTTAGTCAAGAAGCACTACCAGACAACCTTCAAACCATTCTTGACCAACAGCTATCAAAAAAACAAGACTCTACTTCAATTTCACCTGCTCTTGTTGAAGGTTCCGAGCGTCTTCCATTTGAACCCAAAAGTGGAAAATGA
- the aroH gene encoding chorismate mutase, with protein sequence MAGQQDELKLRGLRGATTCKSNTIKAIETAVQELVSELIDRNQLSPNQIVSITFSVTADLNACFPASIARRQEGWDDIALLDCQQMAVPGDLRRCIRILAYAWLPIDTAPKHPYLGEATILRPDRSSTP encoded by the coding sequence ATGGCAGGCCAACAAGATGAATTAAAACTTCGAGGTTTACGCGGTGCAACAACCTGCAAATCCAACACAATCAAAGCCATCGAAACCGCAGTCCAAGAACTTGTAAGCGAATTGATAGATCGCAACCAATTGTCCCCTAACCAAATTGTCTCAATAACCTTCTCAGTTACGGCAGATCTAAATGCATGTTTTCCTGCATCCATAGCCAGACGCCAAGAAGGTTGGGATGACATAGCTCTTCTTGACTGCCAACAAATGGCAGTCCCAGGAGATCTAAGACGATGCATAAGGATCCTGGCATATGCTTGGCTCCCAATCGACACCGCCCCCAAACACCCCTACTTAGGAGAAGCAACCATCCTTCGTCCTGACAGATCCTCCACTCCCTGA
- a CDS encoding DUF2808 domain-containing protein, with translation MPNNLINLNRKKIAFASISAGLIAVGMTINSFPNSKAKAGNLMEFRWDASKNYKKLYYWQSSSKQRDRATYYLVLRERDRNAAVLKLSITVPDYFDAKINPKKLSLCKLQLGGMLKRTKCIEKIPAVFEIAKDRSEIDIFPDKPIPDGGHFALVMKIFNPASSGMYQFNALAQAPGDVPMAGYLGSWNIDIE, from the coding sequence ATGCCTAACAACCTTATAAACCTCAACAGAAAAAAAATAGCTTTTGCAAGTATTAGTGCAGGACTTATTGCAGTTGGAATGACAATAAATAGTTTTCCAAACTCAAAAGCAAAAGCTGGCAACCTAATGGAATTTCGCTGGGACGCAAGTAAAAACTACAAAAAGCTCTATTACTGGCAAAGCTCATCTAAGCAGAGGGATAGAGCAACCTATTATTTAGTTCTAAGAGAGCGTGATCGCAATGCTGCCGTCCTTAAACTGAGCATCACTGTTCCTGATTACTTCGATGCAAAGATAAACCCTAAAAAATTGAGCCTATGCAAGCTTCAACTTGGTGGAATGTTGAAACGAACAAAATGCATTGAAAAGATTCCTGCAGTGTTTGAAATAGCCAAAGACCGATCAGAGATTGATATTTTCCCTGACAAGCCAATACCTGATGGGGGACATTTCGCTCTAGTGATGAAAATTTTCAATCCGGCCAGCTCTGGAATGTATCAATTTAATGCCCTGGCACAGGCCCCAGGGGATGTACCAATGGCTGGATATCTCGGCAGCTGGAATATCGATATCGAATGA
- a CDS encoding ribonuclease P protein component: MVLPLSMRLKGYRCFYHLNKTGKRFHGNSMVLRVVKAKPNLLKPDHRKVATSKCQLAVAISTKVSKRAVIRNRMRRLFHNHLRGKLTNPQDNSSHWALLSLKPNSLNEQEKKLLEECDRLFFAAGLIQ, translated from the coding sequence ATGGTTTTGCCTTTATCAATGCGGTTAAAGGGTTATCGCTGTTTTTACCACCTAAACAAAACAGGTAAAAGATTTCATGGCAATTCCATGGTTTTAAGAGTTGTCAAAGCAAAGCCGAATCTCCTTAAGCCTGATCATCGGAAAGTAGCAACCTCTAAGTGTCAATTAGCCGTGGCTATAAGCACCAAAGTCAGCAAAAGAGCAGTCATCCGTAATCGCATGCGCCGACTATTCCATAACCACCTCAGAGGTAAGCTCACAAATCCTCAAGATAATTCTTCGCATTGGGCGCTACTAAGCCTGAAACCAAACTCATTGAATGAACAAGAGAAAAAACTACTTGAAGAATGTGACAGGCTATTTTTCGCCGCAGGTTTGATCCAATGA
- a CDS encoding DMT family transporter, whose product MFLIRHWLLMVLPFALWGTAMAAMAPLVETGGPLLVASLRLLPAGITILAALPFLGRSWVVSSADWGWFLLFTLIDASLFQIFLAKGLSETGAGLGSVLIDSQPLLVALFARSLFGEAINPIGWFGLVIGLVGIVCLGIPPALLKEWWLLGETSTIQSLTTNGEAWMLGAAIAMACGTVLIRFACKESDPVAVTGWHMVLGSIPLIGWHLVEKTWPIVPNWTVLDWGLMTYASLFGSAIAYGLFFWFASKEELTSFSTLAFLTPVFALASGGFWLGERLEFLQWIGVGLVLISVVLVSQRRRFWEPSWNDSTLSQEGQDP is encoded by the coding sequence ATGTTTTTAATTCGGCATTGGTTATTAATGGTTCTTCCTTTTGCACTTTGGGGGACTGCCATGGCTGCAATGGCCCCACTTGTGGAAACAGGAGGGCCTTTATTAGTAGCTTCTTTGCGCCTTTTGCCAGCTGGTATAACCATTCTTGCAGCTTTGCCATTTTTGGGTAGGAGTTGGGTTGTCTCTTCTGCCGATTGGGGTTGGTTTTTACTCTTCACTCTTATTGATGCCAGTTTGTTTCAAATCTTTCTAGCGAAAGGTCTTTCTGAAACTGGGGCGGGATTGGGTTCGGTTTTGATTGACTCTCAACCTCTTTTGGTCGCTCTTTTCGCTAGAAGCCTTTTCGGAGAAGCAATTAACCCGATCGGCTGGTTTGGTTTAGTGATTGGTTTAGTTGGGATTGTTTGTTTGGGAATCCCTCCAGCTTTGCTCAAAGAATGGTGGCTTTTAGGTGAGACATCTACGATTCAATCGTTAACTACGAATGGGGAAGCCTGGATGCTGGGAGCAGCCATTGCAATGGCTTGTGGCACTGTTTTGATTCGTTTTGCTTGTAAAGAAAGTGATCCGGTTGCAGTTACTGGCTGGCACATGGTTTTGGGAAGTATTCCACTTATTGGTTGGCATTTAGTTGAAAAAACTTGGCCAATAGTTCCAAATTGGACCGTCTTAGATTGGGGGTTGATGACATATGCAAGTTTGTTTGGGAGTGCAATTGCGTATGGCTTGTTTTTTTGGTTTGCAAGTAAAGAAGAGTTAACAAGTTTTAGTACTCTTGCTTTTCTGACGCCTGTTTTTGCATTGGCATCAGGTGGATTTTGGTTAGGAGAAAGACTTGAATTTCTTCAGTGGATAGGAGTTGGCTTGGTTTTGATATCGGTTGTTTTAGTTAGCCAACGAAGGCGTTTTTGGGAACCTAGTTGGAATGATTCAACCCTTTCTCAGGAAGGGCAAGATCCATGA